The Fibrobacter sp. DNA window GACGACGCCGATATATTGATAGATAAATTTAGAGTAATGCCCTTCTTCTTTTTATAAGCATCCACGCAGATGCGGTCCCAGGGACAGATAAGCGGAAAGAGGGTACAAAGGGGTATAAAATCTACTTCCTGTCCCAGGCAAAGAATGAAGAGGACAAGTTAGTAGCCATGCGCGAAAACGCGGTTATCGAGCTGGAGGAGAAGCCCCAGAATTACAGCAGTCTCCAGAATGTATTGATTGACCTGGCCGGAAACGAGTATCTGAGAGAGAGCCAGGATCTCTGCATTCTTCTTGATCAGAAGTTCAGTGCTTCTTTACAGAAAAAGATTACCAAGCTTCACCTGGGAATCGGCCAGGCGAATTTCTGGGTTTTAAACGGTGCCTACATGCCATCTGTGCTGATCGAGACCGGTTTTCTTTCAAATCCCAAAGAAGAGAAACTGCTCGCGGACAAGAATTTTCAGAAATCAATGGCTGAAGCGATTTTTAATGCTGTCACGAGTTTCCAGAGCAAATATGAGGGTAAATTATGAGTGATTCCCGGCCCATTGGGGTATTTGATTCGGGTTTAGGCGGATTGACGGTCGCTAAGGAGATTTTCCGGCTCATGCCTGGCGAGAAAATTATTTACCTTGGAGACACGGCCCGCTGCCCTTATGGCGGACGTTCCGATGACACTATCATCTCCTTTGGATTGCAGGATGCCCGGTATCTGATGGAACAGGATATAAAGATGCTGATTGTGGCCTGCAATACCGTTTCTTCAGTAGCGCTTGAACAGATCACTCTTGAGATAAAGGAGATACCGGTGATCGGGGTAGTGCTTCCAGGAGCCAGGGCTGCTGTGCTGCGCACAGCAGAGAGGAAAGTGGGCGTTATCGGTACATCGGCCACTGTCAGAACGGAATCCTACGCCCGGGCTATCCAGAACATTGATCCCGGGATAAAAGTGTACTGCAAAGCCTGTCCTCTCTTTGTACCGCTTGTGGAAGAGGGTTTGACTGACACTGATATAACACGGCTCACTGCCCAGTATTATCTTTACGAAATGATAGACCTGGGGGTAGACTGCCTCATACTCGGCTGCACCCACTATCCCCTTCTTATGGAGACAATTCAGGGAACAGTTGGGACAAGAATTCAACTGATCGACAGTGCACTGTGGACAGCAAAAGAGGCGCAGGATATCCTGAACGCTCTCCACGCACTCTCAGATGAAAAATCCAACGGACTGGCTTCCAGCCGGTTTATTGTCACAGATATGGCACACAATTTCAGTAACCAGGCATCAGCTTTTCTGGGAAATCAATTGCCTGAAATCGAAAAGATCACCCTGGAGGATTTGACTAAATGAGAATTCTCTGTAAAGTCCTGCCGAAATTCAGGACAACAGTGCTTGTGCGGGACTACGGATTCCTTTTCCACCCTCCGGACTGCTTTTGAATAATACAGCCGGAAATCCGTATATCGTTCATTCAACAAAGTAAATAATTACTAAAGGAGAATACATTATGTCAGGTCATTCCAAATGGGCGACCATTAAAAGATCCAAAGGCAAAGCCGATGCAGCAAGAGGGAAACTGTTCAACCGTCTTATCAGAGAAATCACAATCGCGGCCAGAATCGGTGGCGGGGATGTTACTGCCAATCCGCGTCTCAGGTCTGCTGTCAGCAGTGCCCGTCAGGCAAATATGCCCAACAAAAACATCGAGGCTGCTATTCTCAAAGGAACTGGCCAGCTCGAGGGTGTTTCTTACGAAGAGATTACATTTGAAGGTTACGGACCGGGAGGAATTGCAGTACTTATCGAATGTATGACAGATAACCGTAACAGGACTGTTTCCGAAGTCCGTCATGTACTTACCAAACACGGTGGTAATCTGGGCCAGACCAATTCTGTGTCATGGATGTTCAAGAACAAGGGGCTTATCAGGGTTGCCGGTGATGCAATGGCTGAGGATCAGCTTATGGAGGTAGTACTGGAAGCGGGCGCAGAGGACATAAGCCTCGATGGAGATGAGTATGAGATTGTTACAACTCCTGAGACTTATGAAGCAGTGAAAGAGGCATTGGAAAAAATCAACATTATACCGGCTTCTGCAGAACTGACAAAAATTCCGGAGAATACGGTAAAGGTCGAAGGTGAAAATGTATCCAAAGTACTCAAGCTGATGGATGCACTGGATGATCTCGATGACACCCAGCACGTTTATGCCAACTTCGACATTTCCGATGCGGATATGGAGAAACTTCAGGAATGATTATCTTTGGCATTGACCCTGGGACAGCATTTACCGGATATGGAGTAGTAAAGGCTCAGAATAACTCCGTATCCTGTGTCGATGCCGGGGTGATTGCTACTGATGCCACCCGACCGCTTGCGGAGCGCCTGGAAATCATTTACGATAAACTTTGTGAGAAGATTCAGCTCCATAAACCATCCAGAGTGTGTGTGGAGCAGGCTTTTTACGGAAAGAATGTTCATACCACACTTGTTCTGGGTCATGCCCGGGGAGTAGCTATTCTGGCTGCCAGGAAATATGGCGCAGAGATAATGGAGTATTCCCCAAGGGAGATAAAGAAAGCGGTTACCGGTAACGGAAACGCGACCAAGGAGCAGGTGGCATTCATGGTAAAAATGCTCCTTCCGTCAAGCGGTAACCATGAGCGCAGCGACACTTACGATGCTCTGGCTGTCGCTCTGTGCGATTTCAACAGGGCTGGAACGATACCGGGAGTCATTAAATGATAGATTTCATCCGTGGCACGCTTGTAAATAAAGAAATTGCCTATGTGTCGGTAGAGGCTCATGGAGTGGGTTATGGGGTCAGTATTCCACTTTCCACTTATGAAAAGCTCCCTCTTCCAGGTGAAGAAGTGTTTCTTCATATCCATTATTATGTCAGGGAGGATGCGCACAAACTCTACGGGTTCTTTACAAAAGAGGAACGGGAACTGTTCCGCCAGCTCATAGGTGTCACAAAAATCGGTCCTAAAGTCGCTTTGAGTATCCTCTCCGGCATTTCAGTTGCTGATCTGATTGCCAGTGTCAATTCCGCTGATCCATCCCGGCTTGAAAAGATCCCCGGAGTGGGGGCTAAAACGGCTTCACGGCTGATGATGGAGCTCAGAGGGAAAGTCGGTGCTGCACCTTTTGCAGGCTTGTCAAAGGGCACACTGCCTGTCGGTGCGAAGGCTTCAGGGGGAAAACGTGAGGAAGTTTTTGCAGCCATGGTTTCCTTAGGATATAATGAAAAGCAGGTAGAGAGGGCGCTTTCCAGAGTTGGAGAGACACTCGAAGATGATGCCGATGCCGAAGAATGGATACGAAATGCTTTGCAGGTGATATGAAAAGAAGCGAACTGATAAGGAAAATCCAGGCAGGTTTCCCACTGAACAATATGGATTTGTCGGGTTACGATTTCTCCCATGCGAATCTTTCAGGTGCCGATTTTCAGGGAAGCAATCTCTCCGGGGCTGATTTCAGCTACTGTAACTTAAGCGGAGCCAAATTCCAGAAAGCCAACCTCAGCGGTGCTAATTTTCAGCATGCTGTCATTGCCGGTGTCACCATGGTTGTTGCCAAAATCGCCGGAATTCCCCTGGGAAATGTGAATCACACCTATTTCCGGACAGCGATTCTGATGGGAGCTGATTTCTCATTTGCGAAAATAGAGAAAGCCGATCTTGTAGACAGCGATCTTTCGAACTGTATCTTTGAGGGAGCTTTTCTGCGTGACTGTGAAATGGGTAGATCTATTCTTTCCAAATCGAATTTCTCCAACAGTGAAATCCAGAACTGTGATTTTTCGCGATGCTCAGGGAAAAAGATTTCTGCCTCCAAATGCAGTTTTTTAACCTGTGCATTTCCCACCTCCGACTTCACCGGAGCTGATTTTCTGAACTGTGAATTCAATAACTGTCTTTTCACAGAAACTATCATCACCGAATCGAAGCTCAGGCATGTGCGCTTCACCGACTGTGATTTTTCACTCTGTTATGGACAGAGCACTGAAATGCTCTGCAATATATACAGAAGAGTTACATTCGACAGAGCCATGCTCAGTGGGTCCCACTGGGAGGATTGCTCGTTTACTAATACAACTTTTATACAGGCATTCATGGCTGATGCAATAGTCAAAGGTACCTGCTGCAGCGATAATTTTTCCGGGGCTACCGGCAATTTACACACAGGTGATGAGAAATGAAATCCGGTGCTGATGAAAGGATCATATCTGGAGCTTCCAGGGACTCTGATGAGGAGAAGATGGATGCGGCGCTGCGCCCGGAGCGGTTCAGCGATTTTGTAGGCCAGGACTCCATCAAGGAAAACCTCTCTATCTTTGTGGAAGCCGCAAAACACAGAAGCGAAGCTCTGGATCATGTTCTCTTCTGCGGTCCTCCGGGTCTGGGAAAAACTACCCTTTCCAGAATTCTGGCTAGTGAACTGGGTGTCGGCATTCATACTACATCAGGACCAGTCCTGGAAAAGAAAGGCGACCTGGCCGGAAATCTTACAAATCTGGCAGAGAAAGATATTCTTTTCATCGATGAAATCCACCGTCTGAACCGGGTGGTTGAGGAAACCCTTTATCCGGCAATGGAGGATTTTGTTTTTGATATCATGATCGGTGAGGGGCCCTCTGCACGTTCTATCAGGCTCAACCTCAAGCCATTCACCCTTGTTGGTGCTACTACCAGAGCCGGAATGCTCACTTCACCGATGCATGCCCGGTTCGGTTATGTTTGCAGGCTCAGCTATTATGAACCTCAGCAGTTGCAGGCGATTATATTAAGGTCTGCGGGAATTCTTGGAATTCAGTGTGAGAAAAATGCTGCTCTCGAGCTGGGGAAAAGAGCCCGGGGGACACCCAGAATAGCTAACCGGCTGCTAAGACGCTGCAGGGATGTTGCGCAGGTAAGGGGCGACGGAATCATTACGGTGTCCATAGTTGATAAGACTCTCTCGATGCTTGGCGTGGATTCATCCGGACTCGATGAGATGGACAGGACGATTCTTATGTCAATAATTGAGCATTACGGAGGAGGACCGGTGGGTATTGGTACTCTGGCCGTAGTTGTGGGTGAGGAGCCTGACACCATTGAGGAAGTTTATGAACCGTTTCTTATCCAATCCGGTTTCCTGAAAAGGACTCCGAGGGGAAGAGAGGTCACTGAGAAATCGTACAGGTATTTTAACCTGAAACCACCCCGGTCGCAATCGCATCAGCAGAATCTGTTTTGAAAAAAATAACCGGGATTTAAGGAGAGAACAGGATGAACTGGGTAGATGTAGGAAGATTTCTGGTAGTTGCCGGGACAATCATTCTTGTCCTTGGTGTGTTTTTTATTATGACCGACAAACTTCCTCTTGGAAAACTCCCCGGAGATATCCAGATAGGAAATGGCCGTTTCAAAGTCTATATCCCCATTGCAACATCAATTCTTATCAGTCTGGTCCTGACACTGGTGATCAATTTCTTCTCCCGAAGGTGACATCATGGAACTGAAACGCTTGTCAATCACGGTGAGCGGAAGGGTTCAGGGTGTGGGTTTCAGGTATTTCACTGAAGATGCTGCTGAGGCGCTTGGCCTGACAGGATGGGTGAGAAATACATGGGGAGGGGATGTTGAGATGGAGGTTCAGGGGACGCCGGATATGCTTGAGCAGTTTATAAGTCGGGTTAAAGAGGGGCCTCCGTTATCTTTTGTAAGAGATTTCCGCTTGAATGAAATTCCTGTTGTAAAGGGCGAAAAAGGCTTTTTGGTGAGATACTGACTTCGTTGTTGCGATTAAGAAAAAGAATCGTTCTTTTTTGTAAAATCTTCATCCCGATCATCTGAATCACAGAAATCACAGTCCAAGACGATTTTCTCCGGCATTCTTTTTGCATCCCCAATGAATCATCAGGAGGGGAGTTTTATGCCTATAGTCAATAAACTCATCAAACTGTCTTCTTTTGTGCTTTTCTGCGAAATAACAGGGCTCGCAGGAGGTTATTTCACTTCAAGGGGGATTCCCGACTGGTATTCAAATTTAAAAAAACCTCCCTTCAATCCACCATCCTGGGTTTTCAGCCCTGTCTGGACCATCCTTTACGCCATGATGGGGATATCGGCATATCTGGTTTATGAGAAAAAGGAGAAGAAAAGGAAGACTGCACTTCTGCTATTCGCTGCTCAATTATTCCTTAATTTCTGGTGGACTATTCTGTTTTTTACTTTTCGTTCACCTTTAGCTGCCTTTATCGAGATTATTGTTCTGTTGCTTACAATAGTGATGACAATAGTGGCTTTCTGGCCAATTTCCAGAAAAGCCGCAATTCTCCTTTTGCCATATTTGCTCTGGGTATGCTTTGCATCAGTGCTCAATTATTCCCTGTGGAAACTTAATAGCTGAACAAAAATGATGAGGGAGGTTTATGCCTGTAGATCATGAGCAGATAAAAATCGATATAGAGAATAATCTCTCGAGGGATTCCCGGATCGGCCAGGCTAAAATAAAGATCAATTTCTCCGATAACACTGTGGTTCTCACCGGTGATGTGCATTCGTACTCTGCAAGGGAAGCGGCTGAGATGGATGTTTGGTCTGTAAAGGGAGTGAGTGCTGTTGAGAATCTGCTAAATGTTGTATTTCCTCCCGGCTACAAATCACCTGCCGACTCAGTGATTAAAGATAATGTAAAAAGGCTTATTTCCTGGGACCCCGATATTTACCTTGAAAGAATAGAGGTCTTTGTGGAGAAGGGGAAAGTGGTGCTTGAGGGTTCAGTAGATAAGTATTGGAAAAAATTCAGAGCAGAACAGTTGGCTCGTGAAAGCGGAGGTGTGACTGCCGTGGTCAACAAACTGGTAGTCGACCTGACCGAAAAAATATCCGATGAAAAGATCGGGCAGGATATAATGAGTCTCATGGGTAGAAATCCCGCTCTGGATGTAAATAAGATCACTGTAGAGATTAAGAACGGAAATGTCGTGCTCTATGGATCGGTCCCCAGCAGACAGGGGTTCGATGTTGCTGAAGATCTGGCCAGGTACACTCCAGGAGTGCTCTCAGTAGAAAACAAACTATCAATCGTCCCCTCTTAAAGTATTGCTCTTGAAAAGTCTCTGCCTAAATGCGATTTTCCTTAGTTGAAAAACTCAAGGATAATCGCATGAATTTTAAATTGATGTGCCTTTTTGCTCTGCTTCTATCCCTGTTCTCCCTGTTAACAGCACAGGAAAAAGATACTCTTACCTCTCCTCTCTGTGCTCACCCGGAACAGATATTCACAAAACAAAGTGGCACGTATAGAATTAATTACTGGATGGGTGAGACTATGCTCAATATGAAAACAACCAAAGGTTTTCTTTACAACAACGGTGCCAGCCGTCCGGTTTTACAAAAATACACGGCACTCAAAGTGACAGGCTACTCCCTGCTTTGTGTGGGTGCGGGACTGATTATAACAAACATTGCACTTGACAATCGCGGCTTTCATCCTGTCGGGCTTGCCGGATATGCATCCATTGCCTGTGGCTTCACCGCAAGTTTTTCAGCTAATGGCAAGTTTCGACTCGCAGTTTATGAGTACAATAAGAACGTCTGTGGGAAGAAATAAGCGCATATCTCTGCAACAATAAACTCAGATGTCTGAGATGAAATTCTCTGGGTTGCTCGTTGCAGCGGGTTTTTGCAGCACCTTGCGTTTTCTCAGAGTTGTGCTCCTCTTTAATCTCTTTGCCGCGACCGCTGCTGTAGAATTTCGCATGGATGGGGTCCACACCGATACCCTGTTGCGCCCATCCTGTTTTGATTTGTAAAGAGCCTGATCTGCTCTTTCGATCAGAGAAACTGCTGTTTCAGAGCTGCCACAGAATGATGCAATCCCGACACTGATAGTAACCGAGTGATGCTGCCTGTTATAGGATATTACATTTTTTGCAACTGCCTTGCGGAGCCTTTCTGCTACATCTCTGGCAATATGCACCGGTGTTTCAGGAAGAAGGACAACGAATTCCTCTCCGCCGTATCTTGCGGCAATATCGATATTCCTGAATAATTTGCGGCAGAGATTGGAAATCGATATCAGCACCTGGTCACCGAAGGCATGACCGAAGGTGTCGTTTACCTCTTTAAAGCGGTCGATGTCAAACATCAGGACTGTGAGAGGATGTTTATAACGCTTCGCACGGTTAAGTTCGTGCCCGGCTGCTTCGAAAAAATGACGGTGGTTGAAAAGGCCGGTAAGTGAATCCGTTTCCGCTCTCCTTCGTGCGATTTCAAGGAGTCTTGTGTTTCTGATTGTAATTGCTGCCTGCTGTGCAAACATGGTGAACAGATTGAGATCTGCCCATGTAAACTCATGAGAGGGATTTGATTCCACTATCATCAGAACTCCCACCAGGTTGCTTCCTGCAATTAAGGGAGCCGCCATCAAGCTCTGACAGGTACTTTCCAAATCAAAAGAAAACCGGTTTGTATTGTTGCCATGAAGTATCATTGGCTCCCGGCTTTTGGCAACAGATCCTATCACCCCGTAACCCAACGGTATTCTGATTCCCTTGCGGTTACACCTGTTGTGGACTGCGACTATTACAATCTCATTTCTCTTGCGGTCATATAATCCAAGCTCACTTCCTTCAGCATTGAGAAGAGAGACAGCACGAACCAGAATAGATTCCAAAAGTCTCCCGGTCTTATGTTCAGCCAGCATGTCGGTGAGATTTGCCCTCAGTGCATCAAGCTCGGCTGCACGGGCCTCGGCTCTTTTGCGTGCCTCACTTTCAGCCTCTTTGATTCTGTTAAGATGTCCGAACAGGATATTGTATGGATGCACAAATCCGGTAGTGATAATTGCTCTGTAAAGCAGATACCATCCTGTAATACGCAGGAAATGACTTGATAAAATAAATATACTGCTGCTTGACAGAAAGGCCACCAGTAATCCCGATATCAGATTCAACAGGGTAGACCATGCGAGAAGAGGAAAGAGTCTGGTTCCGAGCTTTTTCCTGTAGTTGTAAAGAAGAAAGATCACAGCAAGAAAAGATGCTGTTATGATAAAGTCTCCTGCTTTGCTGGACAAGATGAGAAGTCCTGAATTTTCTCCGAAAATAAACCCCAGAAGGGTCAGACTTAAGGCCAGGTAGATGGCACTGAGAGCACTTATGTGCAGGTTTCTGTCAATAAAAAAGAATGCTGCCAGAAGTGACCCTGCCTCAAGCAGACGGGATGCTGTACAGAACTGAGCGACAAGGTTTTCTGTGCTTCCGGGGAAAAGACCTGTTTCCACAAAGGCCATACAGTGGATCAACTGGAAGAAACCGGTAAACAGGTAGGAAAATCCAATGAATAGAAGAAATTTGCTTTCAAGAAAGGGTCTGGCGTTCCATACAAAAAGGAAAAGCATCCAGGCGATAACCACACCAGCCATCTCCAGTATTGTATGGGTCAGAGGAAAGCTGTATCCTGCGATGAGCCATAAAATTGTAAAGATGGAAGTGAATTGGGCAGTTTTCCAGGCAATCTGTTTTCCCATTGTCCATTCCTTTTAAGGAACGCAGGAATGCCATTGGTTTCTGTAATTGAATTATCTGTTATGCAGATAATTCAATTACAGATAAGAACATCCTTGATTCGGAGAATTACTTAGTAAAGCAGTTTCGCTGTCAGCAGCTTAAACGTTTTACTGCTTCCGGAGGGAATAAAGTGCAAAGAGAATGCCACTCAAGGTGCTCTGAACTGGGGATCAGCGTAGATTCCGTTTATATGTCCCCGGTGCAGCCCTATTCCGTTCCTCGCAAGGAGGTATTTATTTATTGTAAAGAGAGGGATCTCTCTTTTCTGTTCCAGACGGACTCTTTCGTCATTCTGCCCTTCAAACCAGATGGCCGCCAGGCGAAGCTGCTCACTTCTGCTGGTTTTAACCTCTTCAGAAACCCATCCAACAGCGCACTCGTACTCTTTCGATACAAGCACCCTTTCGTACTCAAGCGGATCGGCAGCAATAAGAGAACAGTTTATCTTTACACGGCTTAGACAGGCAAGAATCCTTTCCGCTATGATCTTTGATACAGGATCATCTTTTCTGAATAAGATCCGCTGCTGCTCAGAGCCGGGTATTTCCGGATCGGATTCCTCGGTGAAATCCACAATAACAGAATCGGTTTCGATAGCGGAAATCAGATTCCCTTCTGCTTTGACAAAATTCTGCAACAGGTCGGCTCTATCGACCTGCTTTCTAAGTACACTTGCAAGATTGCTGCTCTTTTTGGAGCAAGCCAGAAAATAACGGTCTGACGGGATTTTAACAACCGAAGCCTTTCCGGAGAGATTGCCTCTTGCGTAATCAAGATCGCTCAATGAGGTCAGCACTACGGCATCGTATTTATTTAGAGAAAACGACAGTATCGGATTGGGATCACCGCCTCTGTGCAAAACAAGCTTATCAAGAAAAGCGGTTCTACCGGGTGTAGAGATGACATTGGGCAGAAGTATCAGATTGTTCTTATCCTCACTGTCTATATAATAGCTCCCGAGCCTCAATTCAGGGCCAAACAGCCTTGACGTAGACAGTCGTCCTATGGCACAGGAGTCTCCCTGAGATAACCGTAATGTCATTGTCCTCTCATCGGTAGCTCCAAAACCTTTTACAACAGCCTCCTTACCCTCGATAAATTCCCGTACACCTTCAACATTGTAGAAAATAGCCTTTCCTTCTGATGGGTGGTTTCTGATAAAGTCAGACCATAGCTCTATGACATCCAGTGCCGAGATAACCTTGTTTTTCCCATTGAGTGTTCTGCCGTTCAGTCGCAGTGTTATCTTGTTTCGTGAGGAGTCGATTATTGTCATAAAACCCTGCGAGTTCTCATTTGCAAAAGGAAACACACTCATGAGCGATGAAAATGAGGGATCTACTCCACTGCGGCTGAGATAAAGACGGGCCACTCCCCCGGTTGCAGGCACGATAGAATCAATGTATTCTGCTGCTGAATCGGGAATTGATGACTGGATCGTCTCCTCAATTATCTCCTCGATAAACCGTGCGCTCTCTTGAGCTATCAAACTGTCTGTTTTTGCTTCTGGCGGCGGAAGTAATCTGATGTATACGATTCTCTGGATTGAATCCCGGGTCACTGCTGTGAAAGGATATTTGCTTAGAAATTCACGAAATGAACGGAGAAACTCCTTTCTCCCCCGATCATCCGGAAATTCGATAGCAAAGGAAACAGTATCTCCATGTGCAGATGTAATTTTTGGTTTCGATGTCTCGGCAGTTTGCTTCACTAAAGCAGGAGGGGGGGAGCAACTGGCCATTATCAGGGCTGCTAAACTAAGCATCCAGATTCGTTTCACAAATTCTCCTTTTCTTCTGGAAAACACACCTGTGGATCATATAAAAATAAGCTCTATCTATTGCTTAGTTCAACTTTGATTGCTGTTTCGGTCCGGGAACTGTAAAACTAATCTACTCTTGCGCATTTTCTTGAAAAGTGAAAGTAAAATAGAGTAGTTTTGTAATTCTATAATATTGAAAAGAACCGTTCACCGGATTAATGCCTCCGCTTCGGGTTCAGCGGGAAACCAGTCGAAGGATAAAGCAACGAACATGGGGAACAGAAGACCGCTTCTAAAAAAGCTTCTGATAATAATGCTGTCGCTTATTGCGCTCGTTCTGGCCGGTACTTACCCGGCATTTCTGTTAGCCAGGCATTTTTTCAACCAGCATTTTCTTCATTGGGGAGAAAAGCTCGTCAATCTGGAAAAGCGGGGATTGCTTTCAAAGGAATTTGGTGCTGGATGGCAGGATGTACTTGCTGATGAGGCAATGAGCGAAGAGGCTGCGCGAATAACCGAGCCTTCGGATAAACAGAAAAATCAGGGTGCCGGATCGCAGGTTCAGATAGTGGATGGGATAGCTCTTGAGGATTATCCTTCATTGTCGATAATCGACAGGCTCAGGGAGGTACGCCAGTACTCAAGTTCCATCGAGATCGTGGACCGTCTCGATCGTCCCGTAGCTGTCATAAAAACTGATCATCTCAGGGCTTCCATAGATGAATTCCCACCGGTGCTCCTTACGGCACTTATTGCAGCAGAGGACAAGAATTTCCGTCAGAACAATTTCGGTTTTGAATTTGACAGCTTTGTGAGGGCGGCGCTGCGTTCTTTTACGGGGGCTGTACTTACATTCAAGAAAACGCCTCCAAAGGGAACATCCACAATCACTCAGCAGGTCGCCAAACT harbors:
- a CDS encoding glutamate racemase, with product MSDSRPIGVFDSGLGGLTVAKEIFRLMPGEKIIYLGDTARCPYGGRSDDTIISFGLQDARYLMEQDIKMLIVACNTVSSVALEQITLEIKEIPVIGVVLPGARAAVLRTAERKVGVIGTSATVRTESYARAIQNIDPGIKVYCKACPLFVPLVEEGLTDTDITRLTAQYYLYEMIDLGVDCLILGCTHYPLLMETIQGTVGTRIQLIDSALWTAKEAQDILNALHALSDEKSNGLASSRFIVTDMAHNFSNQASAFLGNQLPEIEKITLEDLTK
- a CDS encoding YebC/PmpR family DNA-binding transcriptional regulator, yielding MSGHSKWATIKRSKGKADAARGKLFNRLIREITIAARIGGGDVTANPRLRSAVSSARQANMPNKNIEAAILKGTGQLEGVSYEEITFEGYGPGGIAVLIECMTDNRNRTVSEVRHVLTKHGGNLGQTNSVSWMFKNKGLIRVAGDAMAEDQLMEVVLEAGAEDISLDGDEYEIVTTPETYEAVKEALEKINIIPASAELTKIPENTVKVEGENVSKVLKLMDALDDLDDTQHVYANFDISDADMEKLQE
- the ruvC gene encoding crossover junction endodeoxyribonuclease RuvC — its product is MIIFGIDPGTAFTGYGVVKAQNNSVSCVDAGVIATDATRPLAERLEIIYDKLCEKIQLHKPSRVCVEQAFYGKNVHTTLVLGHARGVAILAARKYGAEIMEYSPREIKKAVTGNGNATKEQVAFMVKMLLPSSGNHERSDTYDALAVALCDFNRAGTIPGVIK
- the ruvA gene encoding Holliday junction branch migration protein RuvA codes for the protein MIDFIRGTLVNKEIAYVSVEAHGVGYGVSIPLSTYEKLPLPGEEVFLHIHYYVREDAHKLYGFFTKEERELFRQLIGVTKIGPKVALSILSGISVADLIASVNSADPSRLEKIPGVGAKTASRLMMELRGKVGAAPFAGLSKGTLPVGAKASGGKREEVFAAMVSLGYNEKQVERALSRVGETLEDDADAEEWIRNALQVI
- a CDS encoding pentapeptide repeat-containing protein — protein: MDTKCFAGDMKRSELIRKIQAGFPLNNMDLSGYDFSHANLSGADFQGSNLSGADFSYCNLSGAKFQKANLSGANFQHAVIAGVTMVVAKIAGIPLGNVNHTYFRTAILMGADFSFAKIEKADLVDSDLSNCIFEGAFLRDCEMGRSILSKSNFSNSEIQNCDFSRCSGKKISASKCSFLTCAFPTSDFTGADFLNCEFNNCLFTETIITESKLRHVRFTDCDFSLCYGQSTEMLCNIYRRVTFDRAMLSGSHWEDCSFTNTTFIQAFMADAIVKGTCCSDNFSGATGNLHTGDEK
- the ruvB gene encoding Holliday junction branch migration DNA helicase RuvB; its protein translation is MKSGADERIISGASRDSDEEKMDAALRPERFSDFVGQDSIKENLSIFVEAAKHRSEALDHVLFCGPPGLGKTTLSRILASELGVGIHTTSGPVLEKKGDLAGNLTNLAEKDILFIDEIHRLNRVVEETLYPAMEDFVFDIMIGEGPSARSIRLNLKPFTLVGATTRAGMLTSPMHARFGYVCRLSYYEPQQLQAIILRSAGILGIQCEKNAALELGKRARGTPRIANRLLRRCRDVAQVRGDGIITVSIVDKTLSMLGVDSSGLDEMDRTILMSIIEHYGGGPVGIGTLAVVVGEEPDTIEEVYEPFLIQSGFLKRTPRGREVTEKSYRYFNLKPPRSQSHQQNLF
- a CDS encoding DUF2905 domain-containing protein; its protein translation is MNWVDVGRFLVVAGTIILVLGVFFIMTDKLPLGKLPGDIQIGNGRFKVYIPIATSILISLVLTLVINFFSRR
- a CDS encoding acylphosphatase, with translation MELKRLSITVSGRVQGVGFRYFTEDAAEALGLTGWVRNTWGGDVEMEVQGTPDMLEQFISRVKEGPPLSFVRDFRLNEIPVVKGEKGFLVRY
- a CDS encoding tryptophan-rich sensory protein, with translation MPIVNKLIKLSSFVLFCEITGLAGGYFTSRGIPDWYSNLKKPPFNPPSWVFSPVWTILYAMMGISAYLVYEKKEKKRKTALLLFAAQLFLNFWWTILFFTFRSPLAAFIEIIVLLLTIVMTIVAFWPISRKAAILLLPYLLWVCFASVLNYSLWKLNS
- a CDS encoding BON domain-containing protein: MPVDHEQIKIDIENNLSRDSRIGQAKIKINFSDNTVVLTGDVHSYSAREAAEMDVWSVKGVSAVENLLNVVFPPGYKSPADSVIKDNVKRLISWDPDIYLERIEVFVEKGKVVLEGSVDKYWKKFRAEQLARESGGVTAVVNKLVVDLTEKISDEKIGQDIMSLMGRNPALDVNKITVEIKNGNVVLYGSVPSRQGFDVAEDLARYTPGVLSVENKLSIVPS
- a CDS encoding diguanylate cyclase, encoding MGKQIAWKTAQFTSIFTILWLIAGYSFPLTHTILEMAGVVIAWMLFLFVWNARPFLESKFLLFIGFSYLFTGFFQLIHCMAFVETGLFPGSTENLVAQFCTASRLLEAGSLLAAFFFIDRNLHISALSAIYLALSLTLLGFIFGENSGLLILSSKAGDFIITASFLAVIFLLYNYRKKLGTRLFPLLAWSTLLNLISGLLVAFLSSSSIFILSSHFLRITGWYLLYRAIITTGFVHPYNILFGHLNRIKEAESEARKRAEARAAELDALRANLTDMLAEHKTGRLLESILVRAVSLLNAEGSELGLYDRKRNEIVIVAVHNRCNRKGIRIPLGYGVIGSVAKSREPMILHGNNTNRFSFDLESTCQSLMAAPLIAGSNLVGVLMIVESNPSHEFTWADLNLFTMFAQQAAITIRNTRLLEIARRRAETDSLTGLFNHRHFFEAAGHELNRAKRYKHPLTVLMFDIDRFKEVNDTFGHAFGDQVLISISNLCRKLFRNIDIAARYGGEEFVVLLPETPVHIARDVAERLRKAVAKNVISYNRQHHSVTISVGIASFCGSSETAVSLIERADQALYKSKQDGRNRVSVWTPSMRNSTAAVAAKRLKRSTTLRKRKVLQKPAATSNPENFISDI